One genomic window of Elaeis guineensis isolate ETL-2024a chromosome 2, EG11, whole genome shotgun sequence includes the following:
- the LOC105038292 gene encoding uncharacterized protein isoform X3 — protein sequence MPEDRRVAAEDGEGPAGDEDIADLLPLPLVRSQLIPPAPNRRASAIDWLPDFGGASWIAYGAASLLVISHFPSPLSSHETLVGPFFQQVIDPPVSAAGDGPAAVNAVAWCPAHPSEGEIAAALGNSIWMYSPVLDNESGSFCWKQTVDIAVTFTIEAIEWTGSGDGLIAAGIEVVSWIRRSTSWEMAWKLRAKVPQSLLSATWFAEGPVATAAYSLVHSSGINAEVFSFSREEHKCVSVYHNDGSSGITEVQLHHPQSVSMIQWRPFTGTQFEKDASPASRDVLLTCCLDGTVRLWSEIDNGRARKFNKETHDLKTRRRSYHVIAVIEINQCLRGTLGVDIFIKWAIEFGGVICKGEGDGMYLSSAGSDHGQIGKCEWLISLGPRSSVTYWAIHCLDDIAPTRSPRVTLWKKQDIVDLKGCKFSESDFSSSKDQPILVKVVDSRSWLCGPPEVCSLLQLLPNSSVHWSQLYNPLPNDREDKSLSKLSKERSLSCFSGGVLNQDGHTGNIIQVALHPYSCEIELAVSLDSDGFLLFWSLSAFSNCTLSMQTVVHPVWKLLGKVTLRDLSTDIGYSCLTWAPSILDDERFLLLGNAYGIDCFIVKISEKGENVLCQKMFTIPFAGCNHGGPPDHIYSAPLASKCGLSFLSNSFLLFCVWTTKFQALSWKVALHSESPSGSNGQCGCDAKGIADSEEGRHVSSFESQVYSTTIYPGSSDLPAPQNCDQITSVAVVSLDNSMLPIQQSAASCGGLCSDSVSYDMATGCSDGTLKLWKMSYAESPLHSEPERLLWKLVGMFTAHQGPVSAISLSIHNSKIATVSMDGHNSTARLHIWEPICLIGSGSFLLEDAIILNGPVIAINWLSIGNGQLLLGVCLPNEFHVYSQKMSSDQNLVKLEGLKEMHVWYCLARLHSYPVSKNFLWGPKVTPVLVHEKHLSVLSQWLFRAETKSSENASNKENGLKDLTFCSEMSQQQYYSDTKRGLLSIIDIADRLRAYLVVYHPRALIECLYSGNWRHAQVVLKHLIESIKSNGTSTTILGGNNQILCHNILEIHLSKYSEDTISQELCNKRLQWGQNVSSEVSSLQFQGKISWSMVGDSMANAPKNISTAPSWKSEFIYALENTHDIASIKDVERTQILAIVDLLGEVGDSSHASAYESLDEPGRRFWVAVRFQHLYFLRKYGRLAAAEEFVVDSGLVAWAFQSDCQDDLLNSVLSAEPSWIEMRNLGVGIWYMNASQLRTRMEKLARLQYLKKKDPKDCALLYLALNRLQVLAGLFKISKDEKDKLLVGFLSRNFQEEKNKAAALKNAYVLMGRHQLELAIAFFLLGGDPSSAVTVCAKNLGDEQLALVICRLVEGYGGSLERQLISNILLPNAIEKGDYWLSSLFEWTLGNYSDSVKVLFDLHNELLIDKSVTLCDRPAFSDPNIGRYCLVLAAKNSFRNSAGDVLAMMLSKFGRLLAAKALDRCGLPLEALECLSSSLIIEGKDRGSLIDIASHKIFHGILNPFSSGACNWLLGDVALKLESNVKLNMALQYISKVLRDHPRWPPSNLVSSRELIIYKEHDTCQDETQTGEFKHYLKTLLFTFEQKFSLNSVDLANMILIFACNKELLFLGYLMLQVNISQEDENDHHGPLSSFLNPALSRLLLKASREISYFVARYVVFCCFSDSVLKLVYNRDFTCEKDMYGLVHPRDFVLQSIIYQLRIFRSILKQCDKEYSTEGVSLNSRSVLDLVEFCVFFSSTWFRRHLKGLILMIRPILNAFVNGRSSFEGMAGELMKVLRQTSELMVQDVPGDSMGCVPDAICQQKQLEQNDSLIPSIPEDEKWHLVGACLWMHLSNSMTNHFSKLPVTERPKDENSIMDLINLFPLLVAKLLVTSLSYVSSSLVKQLASFLRWKALKGLPIPTIVWLNECSQSQPGFLHHYLNQEVATSQLPIEDRKSFFNMLWEISLNPQDICAEFIKERVPCFPCTSRKLFSSWKDMHKDFFAEYENGASTNNRIEDRSTGGIPDDGTKSILSGMVVDTDGFVETRRKCPSSPRGATYFHNPKEVAKRSGELLEAICFNSINEQQVALASNRKGLLFFNWKAEKPFKEQADYIWSESDWPQDGWAGCESTPIPTYVSPGVGLGSKRGAHLGLGGATVGIGSLARPGRDLTGGGAFGIPGYAGIGASGLGWGEQEDFDESIDPPATIENVRTRALSCHPSRPFFLVGSSNTHVYLWEFGKDRALATYGVLPAANVPPPYALASISAVQFDRCGHRFATAALDGTVCTWQLEVGGRSNVHPTDSSICFSNHASDVAYVAASGSIIAAAGCNSNGINVVVWDTLAPPATCQASIICHEGSALLEEKLMNNLRFIVVLVLFRCLIMM from the exons GTTCTTTCTGTTGGAAGCAGACTGTAGACATTGCAGTGACCTTTACTATAGAGGCCATCGAATGGACAGGTTCTGGTGATGGGTTGATTGCAGCTGGTATTGAGGTGGTTTCATGGATAAGAAGGAGCACCTCTTGGGAAATGGCATGGAAGTTGAGAGCAAAGGTGCCTCAATCTCTTCTTTCTGCAACCTGGTTTGCTGAAGGACCTGTAGCAACAGCTGCTTATTCATTGGTTCACTCCAGTGGAATAAATGCAGAAGTATTCTCTTTCTCAAGAGAGGAACATAAGTGTGTTTCAGTCTATCACAATGATGGGAGTTCTGGAATAACAGAAGTTCAGCTCCATCATCCTCAATCTGTTTCAATGATTCAGTGGAGGCCATTCACTGGGACACAATTTGAAAAGGATGCTTCACCTGCATCAAGGGATGTGCTGTTGACATGCTGCTTGGATGGAACTGTAAGACTCTGGAGCGAGATTGACAATGGGAGGGCTAGAAAATTCAATAAGGAAACACATGATCTGAAGACAAGAAGACGATCTTACCATGTTATTGCAGTAATTGAAATAAACCAGTGTTTGAGGGGAACTCTTGGAgtagacattttcataaaatggGCAATTGAATTTGGTGGTGTAATTTGTAAAGGTGAAGGAGATGGTATGTATTTATCATCCGCTGGTTctgatcatggtcagattggcAAATGTGAGTGGTTGATAAGTTTGGGCCCTAGATCCTCTGTTACTTACTGGGCAATCCATTGCCTTGATGACATTGCCCCCACACGTTCTCCACGGGTGACTTTGTGGAAAAAACAAGACATAGTGGACTTAAAAGGGTGCAAATTTTCTGAGTCTGACTTCTCAAGTTCTAAAGACCAGCCTATCCTTGTTAAAGTTGTTGATTCAAGGAGCTGGCTTTGTGGCCCACCTGAGGTCTGCTCTTTGCTTCAGTTGTTGCCCAATAGTTCAGTTCATTGGTCACAGTTATATAATCCCCTGCCAAATGATAGGGAGGATAAATCTTTAAGTAAACTCAGTAAGGAAAGAAGTCTTTCATGTTTTTCAGGTGGAGTTCTAAATCAAGATGGACACACGGGGAACATCATACAAGTTGCTCTGCATCCATATAGTTGTGAAATTGAACTTGCTGTTTCTTTGGATTCTGATGGCTTTCTTCTTTTCTGGTCCCTTTCTGCCTTCTCCAATTGCACTTTGAGCATGCAAACAGTTGTACATCCTGTATGGAAACTTCTGGGGAAAGTTACCTTGCGAGATTTATCCACTGATATTGGATATTCATGTCTGACCTGGGCACCATCAATTTTGGATGATGAGCGATTCCTTCTCCTGGGAAATGCTTATGGAATCGATTGTTTTATTGTTAAAATTTCTGAAAAAGGGGAGAATGTGTTATGCCAGAAGATGTTCACAATTCCCTTTGCTGGCTGTAATCATGGAGGACCACCAGATCACATTTATTCAGCACCTTTAGCTTCCAAATGTGGGTTATCTTTTCTTTCTAATAGTTTCTTGTTATTTTGTGTATGGACAACGAAGTTTCAAGCTTTATCATGGAAAGTTGCCCTGCACTCTGAATCTCCATCTGGAAGCAATGGTCAATGTGGCTGTGATGCTAAAGGCATTGCTGATTCAGAAGAAGGGAGACATGTTAGTTCTTTTGAAAGTCAAGTGTACTCTACTACCATTTACCCAGGCTCATCAGACCTACCAGCGCCTCAAAATTGTGATCAGATTACCAGTGTTGCTGTAGTTTCCTTGGATAATTCTATGCTACCCATCCAACAATCTGCAGCTTCTTGTGGTGGTTTATGCAGCGACTCTGTTAGTTACGACATGGCTACAGGCTGCTCTGATGGCACTTTGAAACTTTGGAAAATGTCTTATGCAGAATCTCCTCTTCATTCTGAGCCGGAGAGGCTCCTTTGGAAGCTAGTCGGTATGTTCACAGCACATCAGGGCCCGGTCAGTGCAATTTCTTTATCCATTCATAATAGTAAGATTGCAACTGTCAGCATGGATGGTCATAATAGCACTGCAAGGCTTCATATCTGGGAACCTATATGCCTGATAGGTAGTGGGAGTTTTCTGTTAGAAGATGCAATAATATTAAATGGGCCTGTTATTGCTATAAATTGGTTATCCATTGGTAATGGCCAGTTGTTGCTTGGAGTCTGCCTCCCAAATGAGTTCCATGTATATTCTCAGAAAATGTCTTCTGACCAGAATCTGGTAAAATTGGAGGGATTGAAGGAGATGCATGTTTGGTATTGCCTTGCACGATTGCATTCTTACCCTGTTTCTAAAAATTTCCTTTGGGGACCTAAGGTGACTCCTGTGCTTGTTCATGAGAAACATCTTTCTGTCTTAAGCCAGTGGTTATTCAGAGCAGAAA CAAAGTCATCAGAAAATGCGAGTAATAAGGAAAATGGCCTCAAGGACCTCACTTTCTGTTCAGAGATGTCCCAGCAACAATATTATTCTGATACCAAAAGGGGTTTGCTCAGCATAATAGATATAGCAGATAGGCTGCGTGCATATCTAGTGGTCTATCACCCCAGGGCACTTATCGAATGTCTGTATTCAG GTAACTGGAGACATGCACAAGTTGTTCTGAAGcatctgattgaatctatcaagtCTAATGGAACTTCCACTACTATTCTGGGGGGCAATAATCAGATATTGTGCCATAACATTCTGGAGATTCATTTATCTAAATATTCCGAGGATACTATCTCTCAAGAGTTATGCAATAAAAGGTTGCAATGGGGTCAAAATGTTAGTTCTGAAGTATCTAGTTTGCAGTTCCAAGGAAAAATAAGCTGGTCTATGGTAGGTGATTCAATGGCTAATGCTcctaaaaatatttctactgcccCCTCTTGGAAATCCGAGTTCATCTATGCTCTCGAGAACACCCATGACATTGCTTCCATTAAAGATGTGGAAAGAACCCAAATCCTTGCAATTGTTGATCTTCTGGGTGAAGTTGGTGATTCAAGTCATGCTTCTGCCTATGAAAGTCTTGATGAACCTGGGCGAAG GTTCTGGGTTGCTGTGCGATTTCAACATCTATATTTTCTTCGAAAATATGGGAGATTGGCTGCTGCAGAAGAGTTTGTTGTTGACTCTGGGTTGGTTGCATGGGCCTTCCAGTCTGATTGTCAAGATGATCTGCTGAATTCTGTTTTATCTGCAGAACCATCTTGGATAGAAATGCGAAATTTGGGTGTAGGAATCTGGTATATGAATGCATCCCAACTACGAACAAGG ATGGAGAAATTGGCAAGATTGCAATATCTGAAGAAAAAGGACCCAAAGGACTGTGCGCTTTTATATTTAGCATTGAATCGACTTCAGGTTTTGGCTGGCCTTTTTAAAATTAGTAAAGATGAGAAAGATAAATTGCTGGTTGGATTTCTATCGCGCAATTTCCAG gaagaaaaaaataaagctgCTGCACTAAAGAATGCCTACGTTTTAATGGGAAGACATCAGTTGGAGCTTGCCATAGCATTTTTCCTGCTAGGAGGTGATCCTTCTTCTGCTGTCACTGTCTGTGCAAAAAACCTTGGGGATGAACAGCTTGCTCTTGTCATTTGTCGACTTGTTGAGGGTTATGGAGGGTCACTAGAGCGTCagcttatatcaaatattttgcTTCCTAATGCTATTGAGAAAGGCGACTACTGGCTTTCCAGCCTATTTGAA TGGACTTTAGGGAATTATTCTGATTCAGTCAAGGTACTATTTGATTTGCACAATGAGTTACTGATTGATAAGTCTGTAACTCTGTGTGACCGTCCTGCCTTTTCAGACCCAAATATTGGTCGATACTGTCTAgtacttgcagccaaaaatagtTTTAGAAATTCTGCTGGTGATGTTCTGGCTATGATGCTGTCCAAGTTTGGAAGATTGTTGGCTGCAAAAGCCTTGGACAGATGTGGACTCCCT CTTGAAGCATTGGAGTGCTTATCCTCTTCTTTAATCATTGAGGGTAAAGATCGAGGCAGTTTGATAGATATTGCAAGTCATAAGATCTTTCATGGAATACTGAATCCTTTCTCAAGTGGTGCGTGCAACTGGCTACTGGGAGATGTGGCTCTTAAATTGGAATCTAATGTTAAGTTAAATATGGCATTGCAATACATATCAAAAGTGCTAAGGGATCATCCAAGATGGCCTCCCAGTAATCTAGTCTCGTCCAGAGAATTAATTATCTACAAGGAGCATGATACTTGCCAAGATGAAACTCAGACAGGAGAGTTCAAACATTACCTGAAGACGCTATTGTTCACGTTTGAGCAGAAGTTCTCATTGAATTCAGTTGACTTAGCCAACATG ATCCTAATTTTTGCTTGCAACAAGGAATTATTATTTCTTGGATACCTAATGCTACAAGTCAATATTTCTCAGGAAGATGAAAATGATCATCATGGTCCTCTAAGTtctttcttaaatcctgctcTTTCCAGGCTGCTTTTGAAGGCAAGCCGGGAAATATCCTATTTTGTTGCTCGATATGTTGTCTTCTGCTGTTTTTCTGATTCTGTACTGAAGCTGGTTTACAACAGAGATTTCACATGTGAAAAGGACATGTATGGTCTGGTTCATCCTAGGGATTTTGTTCTGCAAAGTATAATCTACCAATTGAGGATCTTCAGGTCAATTTTAAAGCAGTGTGATAAAGAATATTCTACAGAAGGTGTTTCTTTAAATTCCCGTTCTGTTCTTGATCTCGTTGAATTTTGTGTGTTTTTTTCATCCACTTGGTTTAGGAGACATTTGAAAGGACTCATCTTGATGATCCGTCCAATTTTAAATGCATTTGTCAATGGCCGGTCATCTTTTGAAGGTATGGCGGGTGAACTAATGAAAGTTTTACGTCAGACATCGGAGTTGATGGTTCAAGATGTGCCAGGAGATAGCATGGGATGCGTCCCTGATGCTATTTGCCAACAAAAGCAGCTTgaacaaaatgattctttaattcCTTCCATACCAGAAGATGAAAAGTGGCATCTTGTAGGGGCTTGTTTATGGATGCATCTGTCAAATTCCATGACAAACCACTTTAGCAAGCTCCCAGTGACAGAAAGGCCTAAAGATGAGAACAGTATCATGGATCTGATAAATCTATTCCCCCTTCTTGTTGCGAAATTACTAGTAACCTCACTGTCTTATGTTTCCTCTTCTTTAGTAAAACAGCTTGCATCATTCCTTAGATGGAAAGCACTAAAGGGTTTACCTATACCTACTATTGTATGGTTAAATGAGTGTAGTCAGTCTCAACCAGGCTTCTTACATCATTATTTAAATCAGGAAGTTGCTACTTCGCAATTGCCCATCGAGGACAGGAAATCCTTTTTCAACATGTTGTGGGAAATTTCTTTGAATCCTCAGGATATTTGTGCAGAATTTATAAAAGAAAGAGTTCCCTGTTTTCCCTGTACTAGCAGGAAGCTCTTTTCATCCTGGAAAGATATGCACAAGGATTTCTTTGCTGAGTATGAAAATGGTGCTTCAACAAACAATAGAATAGAAGATAGGAGCACTGGTGGCATTCCTGATGATGGAACAAAATCAATTCTTAGTGGCATGGTCGTGGACACAGATGGTTTTGTGGAAACAAGAAGGAAATGTCCAAGCTCCCCAAGAGGCGCTACTTATTTTCACAATCCGAAGGAAGTTGCTAAGAGAAGTGGCGAACTTCTTGAG GCAATTTGTTTTAATTCTATCAATGAGCAACAAGTTGCGCTTGCAAGCAACCGAAAG GGACTTCTTTTCTTCAACTGGAAAGCAGAAAAACCTTTCAAAGAGCAAGCAGATTATATCTGGTCAGAGTCTGATTGGCCACAAGATGGGTGGGCTGGTTGTGAATCTACGCCGATTCCTACGTATGTTTCTCCAGGTGTTGGTCTCGGGAGCAAAAGAGGGGCACACTTGGGGTTGGGTGGAGCAACAGTGGGCATAGGCTCTTTGGCAAGACCAGGAAGAGACTTAACGGGAGGTGGAGCATTTGGAATTCCAGGTTATGCTGGTATTGGAGCCTCAGGTCTTGGCTGGGGGGAACAAGAAGATTTTGATGAGTCCATAGACCCTCCAGCAACAATAGAAAACGTTCGCACCCGAGCATTATCCTGTCATCCTTCAAGGCCTTTCTTTTTAGTTGGGTCTAGCAACACACATGTCTACCTTTGGGAG TTTGGTAAGGATAGAGCTTTGGCGACCTATGGTGTTCTTCCTGCTGCTAATGTTCCCCCACCTTATGCGCTTGCCTCGATATCTGCCGTGCAATTTGACCGTTGTGGACACAGATTTGCTACTGCTGCATTAGATGGCACAGTATGCACATGGCAACTTGAGGTTGGAGGGAGGAGCAATGTCCATCCCACTGACTCATCCATCTGCTTTAGCAACCATGCATC GGATGTTGCATATGTGGCTGCAAGTGGGTCAATTATTGCTGCAGCTGGATGTAACTCAAATGGCATCAATGTTGTTGTGTGGGACACATTAGCTCCACCAGCAACATGTCAAGCATCTATTATTTGTCATGAAG GAAGTGCCTTGTTGGAAGAGAAGTTAATGAATAATTTGCGATTCATT GTGGTGCTCGTTCTCTTTCGGTGTTTGATAATGATGTAG